In Musa acuminata AAA Group cultivar baxijiao chromosome BXJ3-11, Cavendish_Baxijiao_AAA, whole genome shotgun sequence, one DNA window encodes the following:
- the LOC103970507 gene encoding protein EARLY RESPONSIVE TO DEHYDRATION 15 has product MSTMAVSSGAVGRSSLNPNAALFIPMSYQQVEDFSPEWWELVKTTPWFREHWFHQYQEQETFGNDEEDMADALPDSFDLGITEFSLLEAESNGAAYHEPGKEMISGATEREKIEHAIQLYCSLMEEPYSDAKAAIKDLSLNSPKNGVKPLSVPAKYREKPLQCVSPKYSPRRIIHQPR; this is encoded by the exons ATGAGTACTATGGCAGTATCATCTGGAGCAGTGGGAAGGTCatcattgaacccaaatgcggcaCTTTTCATTCCAATGTCTTATCAGCAGGTAGAAGATTTCTCCCCTGAATGGTGGGAGTTGGTGAAGACAACCCCATGGTTTCGTGAGCACTGGTTCCATCAGTATCAGGAGCAAGAAACATTTGGCAACGATGAGGAGGACATGGCAGATGCGTTACCAGACTCTTTCGATCTTGGAATCACTGAATTCTCTTTGCTGGAGGCAGAGTCCAATGGGGCAGCTTACCATGAACCTGGGAAAGAGATGATTTCTGGTGCTACAGAGCGAGAGAAGATAGAGCATGCTATTCAACTGTATTGCAGTTTGATGGAAG AGCCCTATAGCGATGCAAAGGCAGCAATCAAGGATCTGAGCTTGAATTCTCCGAAGAATGGTGTTAAGCCATTGTCTGTTCCAGCAAAGTATCGCGAGAAGCCTCTGCAATGCGTTAGTCCAAAGTACAGCCCGCGGCGCATCATTCACCAGCCACGCTGA